From a single Hymenobacter sp. YIM 151500-1 genomic region:
- a CDS encoding tetratricopeptide repeat protein, with amino-acid sequence MRFYTLAASFLLTAHLSLAQTAPTSELLGRVDKLVQEKKYESAYQLLDNADPKNQRPELLLRKEQLVLESYLISMNHRMFALKDLAPTETVAQLRGKAGEYSMHALDLPLELSRLQRKYPTNYALAKGLGDYYYQVQQCHCGEQDKTEAQLLDLVVRYYGAAHAHGLGDYRSYYAVGYAKLVQKQAAASLAPFEKSIALNPQYSTSHYNLAYALMQLKRPTEAIVRARAAYDLYTDAELKADAARMLGHLYHGQQQPAEAQKAYEQSPALQPDNYHTIKELLALAVPARQANAPELAARLYRLNPADDQMFNDIMDIYQANKQWAEAEAFFRSQLPTAPPKPAAQGLLHFYLAILNMQLNQPKAARPHFMEAQKHLTQVASPDNELFNIIKKGLAETQP; translated from the coding sequence ATGCGTTTTTATACCCTTGCCGCTAGCTTCTTGCTGACTGCTCACTTAAGCCTGGCACAAACTGCTCCCACTTCCGAATTACTCGGCCGGGTAGACAAGCTGGTGCAGGAAAAGAAATACGAATCAGCGTATCAGCTGCTGGACAATGCCGACCCGAAAAACCAGCGGCCCGAGCTGCTGCTGCGCAAGGAGCAGCTGGTGCTGGAGAGCTACCTGATAAGCATGAATCATCGGATGTTCGCCCTGAAAGACCTGGCGCCCACCGAAACCGTAGCGCAGCTGCGGGGTAAGGCCGGTGAGTATTCCATGCACGCGCTGGACTTGCCCCTGGAACTGAGCCGGTTGCAGCGGAAGTATCCCACCAACTACGCCCTGGCCAAAGGCCTCGGCGACTACTACTACCAGGTGCAGCAGTGCCACTGTGGGGAGCAGGATAAAACCGAGGCCCAGCTGCTGGACCTGGTGGTGCGCTACTACGGCGCGGCCCACGCCCACGGTCTGGGCGACTATAGGTCGTATTACGCTGTTGGCTACGCCAAACTGGTGCAGAAGCAAGCCGCGGCCAGTCTGGCCCCATTCGAGAAGTCTATTGCCCTGAACCCGCAGTACTCTACCTCCCACTACAACCTGGCCTACGCCTTGATGCAGCTGAAGCGGCCCACCGAAGCCATTGTACGGGCCCGTGCGGCGTACGACCTCTACACCGACGCCGAGCTAAAAGCCGATGCAGCCCGAATGCTGGGGCATTTGTACCACGGGCAACAGCAGCCTGCCGAAGCCCAGAAGGCCTACGAGCAAAGCCCGGCTCTGCAACCTGACAACTACCACACTATCAAAGAATTGCTGGCCCTGGCTGTGCCGGCCCGCCAGGCCAACGCGCCGGAGCTGGCCGCCCGGCTCTACCGCCTGAATCCGGCCGACGACCAGATGTTCAACGACATCATGGATATCTACCAGGCCAACAAGCAGTGGGCGGAGGCCGAAGCTTTCTTCCGCAGCCAATTACCTACTGCCCCACCAAAACCGGCCGCCCAGGGTTTGCTGCACTTCTACCTGGCCATCCTGAACATGCAGCTCAACCAGCCCAAAGCAGCGCGGCCCCACTTTATGGAGGCGCAAAAGCACCTAACCCAAGTAGCTTCTCCCGACAACGAGCTGTTTAACATTATTAAGAAAGGATTAGCCGAAACCCAGCCGTAG
- a CDS encoding prephenate dehydratase, whose amino-acid sequence MIAIQGFNGSFHQLAAHRYFGPHVPTVPCATFGEVVRQVAAGGASAAVMAIENSIAGSILPNYTLLRKSGLRVVGEVYLRIRQHLLALPGQQVADIREVHSHPMALLQCADFLEQHPHWRLVETEDTALSAQRIGQQRLAGVAAVAGERAAALFGLDMLAPDIQTEQHNYTRFLVVARPENSQEVAQPNKASLYFHTAHAQGSLARVLACIAEQGINLSKLQSCPMPGSTWHYYFHADLEFDQPEQLSAALHALAPVTEGLEVLGVYQKGMTH is encoded by the coding sequence ATGATTGCCATTCAGGGCTTTAACGGCAGTTTCCACCAGCTAGCGGCTCACCGCTACTTCGGCCCCCACGTGCCTACGGTGCCCTGCGCTACGTTTGGGGAAGTGGTACGCCAGGTGGCGGCGGGTGGAGCTTCGGCGGCGGTTATGGCCATTGAAAACTCCATTGCCGGCAGCATTCTGCCCAACTACACGTTGTTGCGGAAGTCGGGGCTGCGGGTGGTGGGGGAGGTATACCTGCGCATCCGCCAGCACCTGCTGGCCTTGCCGGGGCAGCAGGTGGCCGACATTCGGGAGGTGCACTCCCACCCCATGGCCCTGCTGCAATGCGCCGATTTTCTGGAGCAGCACCCGCACTGGCGGCTGGTCGAGACGGAGGACACGGCCCTGAGTGCCCAGCGCATCGGGCAGCAGCGGCTAGCGGGCGTGGCCGCCGTGGCCGGGGAGCGGGCCGCCGCGCTGTTCGGGCTCGACATGCTGGCCCCGGACATCCAGACCGAGCAGCACAACTACACCCGCTTCCTGGTGGTGGCCCGCCCCGAAAACTCTCAGGAGGTGGCCCAGCCCAACAAGGCTTCCCTCTACTTCCACACGGCCCACGCCCAGGGCAGCCTGGCGCGGGTGCTGGCCTGCATTGCCGAGCAGGGCATCAACCTCAGCAAGCTGCAATCCTGCCCCATGCCCGGCAGCACCTGGCACTACTACTTCCACGCCGACCTGGAGTTCGACCAACCCGAGCAGCTGTCGGCCGCCCTGCACGCCCTGGCCCCGGTAACGGAAGGCCTCGAAGTGCTGGGCGTGTATCAGAAAGGAATGACGCATTAA
- a CDS encoding pyridoxal phosphate-dependent aminotransferase, producing MHLPVASRLQHIQEYYFSQKLREIDALNKAGAQIINLGIGSPDLPPHPRVVAALTGAAQQPNTHAYQSYKGVPALRQAMADWYGRQYGVALDPDAEILPLLGSKEGIVHVSMTLLEAGDEVLLPNPGYPAYRAAAHLSGATPVDYDLTAATGWLPDLDALARRDLSRVKLMWVNYPHMPTGRAADVAFFERLVAFAQAHGILLVHDNPYSFILNPEPPRSLLAVPGAREVVLELNSLSKSHNMAGWRVGLLAGRADVLQEVLRFKSNLDSGMFLPVQLAAVEALRLDDAWYADLNQHYRTRRELVHELLTALGCQPEPGQVGLFVWAAVPPTYPDGYALSDALLHEARVFLTPGGIFGSNGNGFIRVSLCQPPEVLQAALARVRAAKNVLR from the coding sequence ATGCACCTACCCGTAGCCAGCCGCCTTCAGCACATCCAGGAGTACTACTTCTCGCAGAAGCTGCGCGAAATAGATGCCCTGAACAAAGCCGGGGCGCAGATTATCAACCTCGGCATCGGCAGCCCCGACCTGCCCCCGCACCCGCGGGTGGTGGCGGCCCTGACCGGCGCGGCCCAGCAGCCCAACACCCACGCCTACCAGAGCTACAAGGGCGTGCCCGCCCTGCGCCAGGCCATGGCCGACTGGTACGGGCGGCAGTACGGCGTAGCTCTGGACCCCGACGCGGAAATTCTGCCCCTGCTGGGCTCCAAGGAAGGCATTGTGCACGTGAGCATGACCCTGCTGGAAGCCGGCGACGAGGTGCTGCTACCGAACCCCGGCTACCCGGCCTACCGCGCCGCCGCCCACCTGAGCGGCGCCACCCCGGTCGACTACGACCTGACCGCCGCCACCGGCTGGCTGCCCGACCTCGACGCCCTGGCCCGCCGCGACCTGAGCCGCGTAAAGCTTATGTGGGTCAACTATCCCCACATGCCCACCGGCCGCGCCGCTGATGTGGCGTTTTTCGAGCGACTGGTGGCCTTTGCCCAGGCCCACGGCATTCTGCTGGTCCACGACAATCCGTACAGCTTCATCCTGAACCCGGAGCCGCCCCGGAGTCTGCTGGCTGTGCCGGGGGCGCGGGAGGTGGTGCTGGAGCTGAACTCCCTGAGCAAGTCGCACAACATGGCGGGCTGGCGGGTGGGCCTGCTGGCCGGCCGCGCCGATGTGCTTCAGGAGGTGCTGCGCTTTAAGAGCAACCTCGACTCGGGCATGTTTCTGCCGGTGCAGCTGGCCGCCGTGGAAGCCCTGCGCCTGGACGACGCCTGGTACGCCGACCTCAACCAGCACTACCGCACCCGCCGGGAGCTGGTGCACGAGCTACTCACGGCGCTGGGCTGCCAGCCCGAGCCCGGCCAGGTGGGCCTGTTCGTGTGGGCCGCCGTGCCGCCCACCTATCCCGACGGCTACGCTCTTAGCGACGCCCTGCTCCACGAGGCCCGCGTCTTCCTCACGCCCGGCGGCATTTTTGGCTCCAATGGCAACGGCTTTATCCGGGTGAGTCTGTGCCAACCCCCGGAAGTGCTACAAGCCGCCCTGGCGCGGGTGCGGGCGGCGAAGAACGTGTTACGCTGA
- a CDS encoding prephenate dehydrogenase, which yields MTVFSTHYSPLHHFTTHYSPPHRMVVTIIGIGLIGGSLALSLKEAGLAHHIIGVDRSPEHQRQAVALGLIDEPETDLAAAVRRADLVVVAVPMDAMLTVLPQVLDAATDRQVVIDVGSTKAALLARVDQHPQRDRFVAVHPMAGTEYSGPLAAVPGLFRGKTLVVCDAARSANDALARVEAVFGRLAMQLVYMDAAAHDLHTAYISHISHITSFALALTVLEKEKEEQQIFALASGGFESTVRLAKSSPDMWVPIFRQNRVNVLDVLDEHIHQLQYLRHLLAQEDYSALHQQIQQANLIKKMLK from the coding sequence ATGACGGTCTTTTCCACGCACTACTCACCACTTCACCACTTCACTACTCACTACTCACCACCTCACCGCATGGTCGTTACGATAATTGGAATTGGCTTGATTGGGGGCTCCCTGGCTTTGAGCCTCAAGGAGGCCGGGCTGGCTCACCATATCATCGGGGTGGACCGCAGCCCCGAGCACCAGCGGCAGGCCGTGGCCCTGGGACTTATTGATGAGCCGGAAACCGACTTGGCTGCCGCCGTGCGCCGGGCCGACCTGGTGGTGGTGGCCGTGCCCATGGATGCCATGCTCACGGTGCTGCCCCAGGTGCTCGACGCGGCCACCGACCGCCAAGTGGTTATCGACGTGGGCTCCACCAAGGCGGCTCTGCTGGCCCGCGTAGACCAGCACCCGCAGCGGGACCGGTTTGTGGCCGTGCACCCCATGGCGGGCACCGAGTACTCGGGGCCGCTGGCGGCCGTGCCGGGCTTGTTCCGGGGCAAAACCCTGGTGGTGTGCGACGCCGCCCGCAGCGCCAACGACGCCCTGGCCCGCGTGGAGGCCGTGTTCGGGCGCCTGGCCATGCAGCTGGTGTATATGGATGCCGCCGCCCACGACCTGCACACGGCCTACATCTCCCACATCTCCCACATCACGTCTTTCGCCCTGGCTCTCACGGTGCTGGAAAAGGAAAAAGAGGAGCAACAGATTTTCGCTCTGGCCAGCGGAGGCTTCGAGTCGACGGTGCGCCTGGCCAAAAGCTCGCCCGATATGTGGGTGCCCATCTTCCGCCAAAACCGCGTGAACGTGCTCGATGTGCTCGATGAGCACATCCACCAGCTTCAGTACCTGCGCCACCTGCTCGCCCAGGAAGACTACTCCGCCCTGCACCAGCAAATCCAGCAAGCCAACCTGATTAAGAAGATGTTGAAGTGA
- a CDS encoding bifunctional 3-deoxy-7-phosphoheptulonate synthase/chorismate mutase type II, with product MNQSSPTTDTATPRAFPGKKPLIISGPCSAETEEQLLETCTQLAATGKVDMLRAGIWKPRTKPGLFEGIGTKGLPWLQKAKQLTGLPTTVEVATPKHVEDALAFEVDVLWIGARTTGNPFSVQALADALRGVDVPVLVKNPVHPDLELWLGAVERLAKVGLQRLGLIHRGFASYGNTEFRNAPMWHLPIEMKRRLPELPIICDPSHICGNRTGLAGIAQKSIDLDFDGLMLESHRDPDHAWSDAKQQVTPERLGELLDGLIWRHETTDQQEFLTVLAKLREQINQLDDEILQLLGNRMQVAERIGIYKKENDITILQTGRWNEILDRGVQKGAQLGLTRDFILKYFDAVHLESINRQNSVMNRERQ from the coding sequence ATGAACCAGTCATCACCCACTACTGACACCGCCACGCCGCGGGCTTTCCCTGGCAAGAAACCCCTGATTATTTCCGGGCCGTGCTCGGCCGAAACCGAAGAACAACTTCTGGAAACCTGCACCCAACTGGCCGCCACTGGCAAAGTGGACATGCTGCGGGCCGGCATCTGGAAGCCGCGCACCAAGCCGGGCCTGTTTGAGGGCATCGGCACCAAGGGGCTACCCTGGCTGCAAAAGGCCAAGCAGCTGACTGGCCTGCCCACCACCGTGGAAGTGGCCACGCCCAAGCACGTGGAGGATGCTTTGGCCTTTGAAGTGGATGTGCTGTGGATTGGGGCCCGCACCACCGGCAACCCGTTTTCGGTGCAGGCCCTGGCCGATGCCCTGCGCGGGGTAGACGTACCCGTGCTGGTGAAGAACCCCGTGCACCCCGACCTGGAGCTGTGGCTGGGAGCCGTGGAGCGCCTGGCCAAAGTGGGCCTGCAACGCTTGGGGCTGATTCACCGGGGCTTTGCCAGCTACGGCAACACGGAGTTTCGCAACGCGCCCATGTGGCACCTGCCCATCGAGATGAAGCGCCGCCTGCCGGAGCTGCCCATCATCTGCGACCCGAGCCACATCTGCGGCAACCGCACCGGCCTGGCCGGCATCGCCCAAAAGTCTATTGACCTGGACTTCGACGGGCTGATGCTGGAATCTCACCGCGACCCGGACCACGCCTGGAGCGACGCCAAGCAGCAGGTAACGCCCGAGCGCCTGGGCGAGCTGCTCGACGGCCTCATCTGGCGCCACGAAACCACCGACCAGCAGGAGTTCCTGACCGTGCTGGCCAAGCTGCGCGAGCAAATCAACCAGCTCGACGACGAGATTCTGCAGCTGCTCGGCAACCGCATGCAGGTGGCCGAGCGCATCGGTATCTACAAAAAGGAAAACGACATCACCATTCTGCAAACCGGCCGCTGGAACGAAATCCTGGACCGCGGCGTGCAGAAAGGCGCCCAGCTCGGCCTCACCCGCGACTTCATCCTCAAGTACTTCGACGCCGTGCACCTGGAATCCATCAACCGCCAGAACTCAGTGATGAACCGGGAGCGGCAGTAG
- a CDS encoding protoporphyrinogen/coproporphyrinogen oxidase — MDAAEKPIIIIGAGLAGLACACYLHRAGRRVLVLEAADAVGGRVRTDLTPEGFRLDRGFQVLLTRYPEVERLLDYGALRLQAYRSGAVIRLPDGRQTTLHNPLQRPAAAFTALTAPIGTLPDKLRILNFVRHVRSRSSGQLLSHNASNAQDTRSFLREYGWSEQIIDTFFRPFFGGVFLDRNLSTAANFFEFVFQQFAKGEAVVPALGMQQIPEQLAARLPAGTVRLNTPVEAVEGTTVRLWTDQTLEAAAVVVATDGEAAQRLLPAEAAPTDLRWRQTTCTYFAAPAAAGHPDKLLRLNAAPDALAHNVAFPSDVAPGYAPAGQRLVSVSTHGAHGLSEAELAARLQPELAAWFGPEAAAWQHLRTYVIPYALPVYPAGQPVRQNLKVTDTLFRCGDFAAYPSQNAALATGREVAEMLLA; from the coding sequence ATGGATGCTGCCGAAAAACCAATCATTATTATCGGGGCGGGGCTGGCGGGCCTGGCCTGCGCCTGCTATCTGCACCGGGCCGGCCGCCGCGTGCTGGTGCTGGAAGCCGCCGACGCCGTGGGCGGCCGGGTGCGTACCGACCTCACGCCCGAAGGATTCCGCCTCGACCGGGGCTTTCAGGTGCTGCTCACGCGCTACCCCGAGGTGGAGCGCCTCCTGGACTACGGCGCCCTGCGCCTCCAGGCCTACCGCTCCGGGGCCGTGATTCGCCTGCCCGATGGCCGCCAGACTACCCTGCACAACCCTTTGCAGCGGCCCGCGGCGGCCTTCACCGCCCTGACGGCTCCCATCGGCACCCTGCCCGACAAGCTGCGGATTCTGAATTTCGTGCGGCACGTGCGGAGCCGGAGCAGCGGGCAGCTGCTCAGCCACAACGCCAGCAATGCCCAGGACACGCGCAGCTTTCTGCGGGAGTACGGCTGGAGCGAGCAAATCATCGACACCTTTTTCCGGCCCTTCTTCGGTGGGGTGTTCCTGGACCGCAACCTGAGCACGGCGGCCAACTTCTTTGAATTTGTGTTTCAGCAGTTTGCCAAAGGCGAAGCCGTGGTGCCGGCCCTGGGCATGCAGCAGATTCCGGAGCAGCTGGCCGCCCGCTTGCCCGCTGGCACGGTGCGCCTGAACACGCCCGTAGAAGCCGTGGAGGGCACCACCGTCCGCCTCTGGACCGACCAAACCCTGGAAGCCGCCGCCGTGGTAGTAGCCACCGACGGCGAAGCCGCTCAACGGCTTCTGCCGGCCGAAGCTGCCCCTACCGACCTGCGCTGGCGCCAGACCACCTGCACCTACTTTGCCGCCCCCGCCGCCGCCGGCCACCCCGACAAGCTGCTGCGCCTCAATGCCGCCCCCGACGCCCTGGCCCACAACGTCGCCTTCCCCTCCGACGTGGCCCCCGGCTACGCCCCAGCCGGGCAGCGCCTGGTATCGGTCAGCACCCACGGCGCCCACGGCCTCAGCGAAGCCGAGCTAGCCGCCCGCCTCCAGCCGGAGCTAGCCGCCTGGTTCGGACCTGAAGCGGCGGCCTGGCAGCACCTGCGCACTTACGTCATCCCCTACGCCCTGCCCGTGTACCCCGCCGGCCAGCCCGTGCGCCAGAACCTGAAAGTCACCGACACCCTGTTCCGTTGCGGCGACTTCGCCGCCTATCCATCCCAGAACGCCGCCTTAGCCACCGGCCGCGAAGTAGCGGAAATGCTGCTGGCCTGA
- a CDS encoding DUF3365 domain-containing protein produces the protein MRFCFRAVLALVLLSACRPDQIEHLRDTKRIAVEAENWQVKRITPQQLLRATQWAGDSLTRTAERELRQVLAQKLQEGGVAAALPYCRPAALPLTDSLARALQGSLSWASPRPRNPAHRAALTPADLSPTDTAARRVARPQPEEFSYQRPVVLTDQLCLRCHGQVGKDLSAADYALIRRQYPQDQATGYQLGQAAGVWRVRLPRAGVAGFWTMKTRKVFKRRF, from the coding sequence ATGCGTTTCTGTTTCCGCGCCGTCCTTGCTCTTGTCCTGCTTTCCGCCTGCCGCCCCGACCAGATTGAGCACCTGCGCGACACCAAGCGCATTGCCGTGGAGGCCGAAAACTGGCAGGTGAAGCGCATTACGCCCCAGCAGCTGCTGCGCGCCACCCAGTGGGCCGGCGACTCGCTCACGCGCACGGCCGAGCGGGAGCTGCGCCAGGTGCTGGCCCAGAAGCTGCAGGAAGGCGGCGTGGCCGCAGCCCTGCCCTACTGCCGCCCGGCGGCCTTGCCCCTCACCGATTCGCTGGCCCGCGCGCTGCAAGGCTCGCTGAGCTGGGCCAGCCCGCGCCCGCGCAACCCCGCGCACCGCGCGGCCCTGACGCCCGCCGACCTTTCCCCCACCGACACCGCCGCCCGCCGCGTGGCGCGGCCCCAACCCGAGGAGTTCAGCTACCAGCGCCCCGTGGTGCTGACCGACCAGCTGTGTTTGCGCTGCCACGGCCAGGTGGGTAAAGACCTATCGGCTGCCGACTACGCCCTCATCCGGCGGCAGTACCCCCAGGACCAGGCCACCGGCTACCAGCTGGGCCAGGCGGCAGGCGTGTGGCGCGTGCGCCTGCCGCGCGCTGGCGTGGCCGGGTTCTGGACCATGAAAACGCGCAAAGTGTTTAAGCGGCGGTTCTAG
- a CDS encoding LacI family DNA-binding transcriptional regulator, with translation MARTRISLVDLATTLGLAVSTVSRALSGHSSVSEATRQRVHRLAKQLDYQPNPFATALRTGVPRVLGVVVPRIDGPGMAAALQAIETAAGRAGFQLMVCQSQADAGRERKTVSALVRARVDGVLVAPVPGQCNVGYFNRLHEQEIPLVCFGLVPEGLLCPVAPPDDYHAARYAVEQLLAQGCRRIVHLAGPHHLPSTQRRHQAYLDALASRGLPYAEGLVWFCPATQEADASTEQELRRYASLADAFFVSHTLTPPTLARVLEHLKATGSGSEAPNPRLVTLPQNYDQVGTAATQLLLRQLTRVETRPFASSG, from the coding sequence ATGGCACGCACCCGGATTTCGTTGGTGGACCTGGCCACCACTTTAGGCTTGGCCGTCTCCACGGTGTCGAGGGCACTGAGCGGCCACAGCAGCGTGAGCGAAGCCACCCGGCAGCGGGTGCACCGGCTAGCCAAACAGCTTGACTATCAGCCCAACCCCTTTGCCACGGCCCTGCGCACGGGTGTTCCCCGCGTGCTGGGCGTAGTGGTGCCCCGCATCGACGGCCCCGGCATGGCGGCGGCGTTGCAGGCCATTGAAACGGCGGCCGGCCGGGCGGGCTTCCAGCTCATGGTGTGCCAGTCGCAGGCCGATGCGGGCCGGGAACGAAAAACCGTGTCGGCACTCGTGCGGGCGCGGGTCGATGGCGTGCTGGTGGCGCCGGTGCCGGGCCAGTGCAACGTGGGGTACTTCAACCGGCTGCACGAGCAGGAAATTCCGCTGGTATGCTTTGGCCTGGTTCCCGAGGGCCTGCTGTGCCCCGTAGCCCCGCCCGACGACTACCACGCCGCCCGCTACGCCGTGGAGCAGCTGCTTGCGCAGGGCTGCCGGCGGATTGTGCACCTGGCCGGGCCGCACCACCTGCCGTCTACGCAACGGCGGCACCAGGCCTACCTTGATGCCCTTGCCAGCCGCGGCTTGCCATATGCAGAAGGTCTGGTATGGTTCTGCCCCGCCACACAAGAAGCGGATGCATCTACCGAGCAAGAGCTGCGGCGGTACGCCAGCCTGGCCGACGCCTTTTTCGTCTCCCATACGCTGACGCCGCCCACACTAGCCCGCGTGCTGGAGCACCTCAAAGCCACCGGTTCTGGTTCTGAGGCGCCAAACCCGCGGCTTGTTACACTGCCGCAGAACTACGACCAGGTAGGCACAGCTGCCACTCAGCTGTTGCTGAGGCAGTTGACCAGGGTAGAGACGCGCCCCTTCGCATCTTCTGGGTGA
- a CDS encoding glycoside hydrolase family 127 protein encodes MSFRLIHYVLPLAAALVSLRGECQTAPATPAATPGARPEAFRPGAFQALPLGAVKPEGWLKRQLVIQANGLTGHLEEFWPDLGPNSAWLGGSGEGWERGPYYLDGLLPLAYLLDDAQLKAKAQKWVDWTLQSQRPDGGIGPAKNQDWWPNMLVLKSLMQYQEATGDQRVVPFMEKYFAYQNSQMDKIPLKEWAIFRWAEELLPIRWTYQKTKNPQLLELANKLAKQGFNWEQGFAKFPFTEATNSEGLGLGTNYNNNNLALQAHGVNNAMALKMPVLWGMTGGTEADRKAIYRQLETLDQYHGLPNGMYSGDEHFAGRNPSQGVELCAVVEAQFSYEQLLALLGDPLFGDRLEKITYNALPATFDATMWAHQYDQQPNQVLVSKAKRQWSTNGDESNLFGLEPHFGCCTANMHQGWPKFASHLWMASPDGGLVAAAYAPSRLSAAVRGGETVTIREETEYPFRETIRFVVEKPAKAAFPLHLRIPAWATKAAVTVNGKPAAKAPQAGTFYVLEQAWKKGDVVELRLPMDVRVLPGFNQSVSVERGPLVYALKLSEQWTKLRDRPNQADDYEVRATTPWNYGLLLPTGGAPASAFQVKEKPTTGVLFSPEGAPIELQVKGIRLPEWQLVNNSAGPPPASPVVQPAGAKPETLTLIPYGSAKLRVTSFPVVRP; translated from the coding sequence ATGTCCTTTCGTCTCATCCACTATGTGCTGCCGCTGGCAGCGGCCCTGGTTTCGCTCCGGGGCGAATGTCAAACGGCCCCGGCCACGCCAGCGGCCACTCCGGGCGCCCGGCCGGAGGCATTTCGGCCCGGTGCTTTCCAGGCCCTGCCCCTGGGCGCGGTGAAGCCCGAAGGCTGGCTGAAGCGCCAGCTCGTCATCCAGGCCAACGGGCTGACCGGCCACCTCGAAGAGTTCTGGCCCGACCTGGGGCCGAACAGCGCCTGGCTCGGCGGCTCGGGCGAGGGCTGGGAGCGGGGCCCCTACTACCTCGACGGCCTGCTCCCGCTGGCTTACCTGCTCGATGACGCTCAGCTGAAAGCCAAAGCCCAGAAATGGGTAGACTGGACCCTGCAAAGCCAGCGCCCCGACGGCGGCATCGGGCCGGCCAAAAACCAGGACTGGTGGCCCAACATGCTCGTGCTCAAGAGCCTGATGCAGTACCAGGAGGCCACCGGCGACCAGCGCGTGGTGCCGTTCATGGAAAAATATTTCGCCTACCAGAACAGCCAGATGGACAAGATTCCGCTCAAGGAATGGGCCATCTTCCGCTGGGCCGAAGAGCTGCTGCCCATCCGCTGGACCTACCAGAAAACCAAGAACCCCCAGCTGCTGGAGCTGGCTAACAAGCTGGCCAAGCAGGGTTTCAACTGGGAGCAGGGCTTCGCCAAATTCCCTTTCACCGAAGCTACTAATTCCGAAGGCCTGGGCCTGGGCACCAACTACAACAACAACAACCTGGCCCTGCAAGCCCACGGCGTGAACAACGCCATGGCCCTGAAGATGCCCGTGCTCTGGGGCATGACCGGCGGCACCGAAGCCGACCGTAAAGCCATTTACCGCCAGCTCGAAACCCTGGACCAGTACCACGGCCTGCCCAACGGCATGTACAGCGGCGACGAGCACTTTGCCGGCCGCAACCCCAGCCAGGGCGTGGAGCTGTGCGCCGTGGTGGAAGCTCAGTTTTCCTACGAGCAGCTGCTGGCCCTGCTCGGCGACCCACTGTTTGGCGACCGGCTCGAAAAAATCACCTACAACGCCCTGCCCGCCACCTTCGATGCCACCATGTGGGCCCACCAGTACGACCAGCAGCCCAACCAGGTGCTGGTGAGCAAGGCCAAGCGGCAGTGGTCCACCAACGGCGACGAAAGCAACCTGTTCGGGCTGGAGCCGCACTTCGGCTGCTGCACGGCCAACATGCACCAGGGCTGGCCCAAGTTTGCCTCCCACCTCTGGATGGCCTCGCCCGACGGTGGCCTGGTAGCCGCCGCCTACGCCCCCAGCCGCCTCAGCGCCGCCGTGCGCGGAGGCGAGACGGTGACCATCCGCGAGGAAACCGAGTATCCTTTCCGCGAAACCATCCGGTTTGTGGTGGAGAAGCCGGCCAAAGCCGCTTTCCCGCTGCACCTGCGCATTCCGGCATGGGCCACCAAGGCGGCGGTAACGGTGAACGGCAAGCCCGCCGCTAAGGCGCCCCAGGCCGGCACCTTCTACGTGCTGGAGCAAGCCTGGAAGAAAGGCGACGTGGTGGAGCTGCGCCTGCCCATGGACGTGCGCGTGCTGCCCGGCTTCAACCAGTCGGTGTCGGTGGAGCGCGGGCCGCTGGTGTACGCCCTGAAGCTGAGCGAGCAGTGGACCAAGCTGCGCGACCGGCCCAACCAGGCCGACGACTACGAGGTGCGCGCCACCACGCCCTGGAACTACGGCCTGCTGCTGCCCACGGGCGGCGCCCCGGCATCGGCGTTTCAGGTGAAAGAGAAGCCGACTACGGGCGTGCTGTTTTCGCCGGAAGGCGCTCCTATCGAACTGCAAGTGAAAGGCATACGTCTGCCCGAATGGCAGCTGGTCAACAACTCGGCCGGCCCGCCGCCCGCCAGCCCCGTGGTCCAGCCCGCCGGCGCCAAGCCCGAGACGCTGACCTTGATTCCCTACGGCTCGGCCAAGCTGCGCGTCACCTCGTTTCCGGTGGTGCGGCCCTAG